A window of Pedobacter lusitanus contains these coding sequences:
- a CDS encoding porin family protein has product MKQIVAALLLTFLTATAFAQQGSGPYYGFRLGLTAHPTFGWAKPENGKGNGFSLGFAYGLLADFNFAENYSLATGLTITSINGKTSEINPIPYYDAAAYPNPTLYDLKYKMQYIEVPLTLKLKTDKIGDVRWYGQFGLSNGFNISARQDVAVAGKTIVKDQHIKKDTNFYRAGLIIGAGLEYDVAKNTSVTTGLTFNNGFTDISSAPGRNTRNHYVGLNFGVFF; this is encoded by the coding sequence ATGAAACAAATAGTAGCTGCACTTTTACTGACATTTTTAACTGCTACGGCTTTTGCACAACAGGGATCCGGGCCTTATTATGGCTTCAGACTGGGCTTAACCGCACATCCGACTTTTGGCTGGGCTAAACCTGAGAATGGTAAAGGCAATGGATTCAGTCTGGGTTTTGCTTATGGCTTGCTGGCTGATTTCAACTTCGCAGAGAATTATAGTCTGGCAACAGGATTAACTATTACCAGTATTAATGGTAAGACATCAGAAATTAATCCCATTCCTTATTATGATGCAGCTGCCTATCCAAATCCTACTTTGTACGATCTTAAATATAAAATGCAGTATATTGAAGTTCCGCTGACATTGAAACTGAAAACAGATAAGATAGGGGATGTTCGCTGGTATGGACAATTTGGTCTCTCCAATGGATTTAATATCAGTGCCAGACAAGATGTCGCGGTAGCTGGAAAAACAATTGTAAAAGATCAGCATATCAAGAAAGATACTAACTTTTACCGTGCCGGATTGATTATTGGTGCAGGGTTGGAATACGATGTGGCAAAAAATACCAGTGTAACTACTGGCTTAACATTTAACAATGGATTTACTGATATTTCGTCTGCACCAGGCAGAAATACACGTAATCATTATGTAGGTTTAAATTTCGGGGTATTCTTTTAG
- the gldB gene encoding gliding motility lipoprotein GldB, with protein MNNNVKHPQIYLIFLCVITFFSCKQAGKPNVDDIKVDIKIERFDRDLYAGQHKKLEETDLFLRKKYTYFYDDYIHRMVGDRSYSDAEILTTLYRDQAYTDLNAEADSVFRDMKPIEQNLTQTFKYIKYYYPKIKVPKFISFISGFSVQTPIGDGYMGIGLDMFLGKDSKFYGAIVKSVPLYLSRRFTPDYIVPRITETYAREELFPQKDEAHSLLSKMVENGKILYFMDMVLPDNMPDTLKIGYTEKQLAWCKTFEGNIWAYFIENNLLFESDSQKIQMYLSEAPFTPGLGVKNESAPKLGIWIGWQMVRKYMAENPKVTLQELMKEQDPQKILNGAKYKPKM; from the coding sequence ATGAACAATAACGTTAAACATCCCCAAATCTATCTAATTTTTCTTTGTGTAATCACTTTTTTTTCCTGCAAACAGGCTGGAAAGCCCAATGTGGATGATATAAAGGTGGATATTAAGATTGAAAGGTTTGACCGGGATCTATATGCAGGGCAGCACAAAAAGCTGGAAGAAACTGACCTGTTTCTGCGTAAAAAGTATACTTATTTTTACGATGATTATATCCACAGAATGGTGGGCGACAGAAGTTATAGCGATGCCGAAATTTTAACTACCCTGTACAGGGATCAGGCTTATACAGACCTGAATGCCGAAGCAGACAGTGTGTTCAGGGACATGAAACCTATAGAACAGAATCTAACCCAGACTTTTAAGTATATTAAGTATTACTATCCTAAAATTAAGGTTCCGAAATTTATTTCTTTCATTTCCGGTTTTTCTGTGCAAACCCCAATTGGAGATGGTTATATGGGAATAGGTCTGGATATGTTTTTAGGCAAAGACAGTAAGTTTTATGGTGCCATTGTAAAAAGTGTGCCGCTATACCTGTCCAGAAGATTTACTCCTGATTATATTGTGCCACGGATCACAGAGACCTATGCCAGGGAAGAGTTATTCCCTCAAAAGGATGAAGCTCATTCTTTGTTATCCAAAATGGTAGAGAATGGGAAAATTCTGTATTTTATGGACATGGTACTTCCGGATAATATGCCGGATACGCTGAAAATTGGTTATACGGAAAAACAGCTGGCCTGGTGTAAAACTTTTGAAGGTAATATATGGGCATATTTTATTGAGAACAACCTGCTGTTTGAATCAGACAGTCAGAAAATACAGATGTACCTCAGTGAAGCTCCCTTTACGCCGGGTTTAGGTGTGAAAAATGAATCTGCACCTAAACTGGGCATATGGATAGGCTGGCAAATGGTCAGAAAATATATGGCCGAAAATCCAAAAGTTACCTTGCAGGAACTGATGAAAGAACAGGATCCGCAAAAGATATTAAACGGGGCAAAGTATAAACCCAAAATGTAA
- a CDS encoding patatin-like phospholipase family protein, which translates to MKKIGIVLSGGGIRGIAHLGVLKALTNAGITFSHISGTSAGAIVGSFFAAGIDPEYALDIFMKTKLLRFVRPSLGALGLVSIEHTAQLLQEFFPDNKIENLKIPLTITATNFSEGRLVYFTEGPLIRAVQASSCIPGIFKPIMIDGQMYVDGGILNNFPVEPLLNNCDFIIGSSCNHLKPVDSITHITTLMARAGLMSVNKDMEQKSAFCNLLIEPKGMGEISTFDMKKAETIYWLAYEETLKTIQHSDVFKELLKDLKS; encoded by the coding sequence ATGAAGAAAATAGGAATTGTTTTGTCTGGCGGCGGAATCAGGGGAATTGCTCACCTTGGTGTTTTAAAAGCATTAACCAATGCGGGAATAACATTCAGCCATATCAGCGGAACAAGTGCGGGTGCTATAGTAGGTTCATTTTTCGCTGCAGGGATTGACCCTGAATATGCACTGGATATCTTCATGAAAACAAAGCTGCTGCGTTTTGTCAGGCCTTCTTTAGGTGCTTTGGGACTCGTGAGTATTGAACATACTGCACAGCTGTTACAGGAATTTTTTCCTGATAATAAGATAGAAAATCTAAAAATCCCGCTGACTATCACTGCGACAAACTTCAGTGAAGGCAGGTTAGTCTATTTTACTGAAGGCCCGCTGATCCGGGCTGTTCAGGCATCTTCCTGTATTCCGGGAATATTCAAACCCATTATGATTGACGGACAGATGTATGTTGATGGTGGAATTCTGAATAATTTTCCCGTTGAACCTTTATTGAATAATTGTGATTTCATTATCGGCTCTTCCTGTAATCACCTGAAACCGGTAGACAGTATCACTCATATTACCACCTTAATGGCCAGAGCCGGTCTGATGTCTGTCAATAAGGATATGGAACAGAAATCGGCCTTCTGTAATCTTCTAATTGAGCCTAAAGGCATGGGTGAAATCAGCACTTTTGACATGAAAAAAGCTGAAACAATTTACTGGCTTGCTTATGAAGAAACACTGAAAACGATCCAGCATAGTGACGTTTTCAAAGAGTTATTAAAAGATTTAAAGTCTTAA
- a CDS encoding 2-phosphosulfolactate phosphatase, with product MQRKIEVCLTPALIDLYHIENSIVVVIDILRATSSMVYGIDNGAQAIIPVAQVEECMNYAGKGYLLAAERNGEVVEGYDFGNSPFSYTAEKVAGKTIVLTTTNGTKAIHLARKHASQVVIGAFLNLEALCEWLKTQDKDLLLLCAGWKDQFNLEDTIFAGAVVNQLRQNFTHYDDASVAAEDLYLLAKDDLRAYIHKSSHSHRMVALNIEEDVKFCLQTSICQTIPVLDGDHLVALKTI from the coding sequence ATGCAAAGAAAGATAGAAGTCTGTTTAACTCCAGCCCTTATTGATTTATATCATATTGAAAACAGTATTGTTGTAGTTATAGATATTTTAAGAGCAACCTCTTCCATGGTTTATGGAATTGATAATGGAGCGCAGGCGATTATCCCGGTGGCGCAGGTAGAAGAATGTATGAATTATGCCGGTAAAGGTTATTTGCTGGCAGCAGAGCGAAACGGGGAAGTAGTTGAAGGCTATGACTTCGGCAATTCCCCGTTTTCTTATACCGCTGAAAAAGTAGCGGGAAAAACAATAGTTCTAACCACAACCAATGGTACCAAGGCTATTCACCTGGCAAGGAAACACGCCAGCCAGGTCGTGATCGGAGCTTTTTTAAATCTGGAAGCTTTATGTGAATGGCTCAAAACCCAGGATAAGGATTTATTGCTCCTTTGCGCAGGATGGAAAGATCAGTTCAATCTGGAAGACACTATTTTTGCAGGTGCTGTAGTCAACCAGCTTCGTCAGAATTTTACGCATTACGATGACGCGAGTGTGGCCGCAGAAGATCTTTATCTGCTTGCCAAGGATGATTTAAGAGCATACATTCATAAATCTTCTCATAGTCATCGCATGGTTGCACTGAATATAGAAGAAGATGTGAAATTTTGTCTGCAGACCAGTATTTGCCAGACAATCCCCGTACTGGATGGAGACCATCTGGTAGCCTTAAAAACCATTTAA
- the gcvT gene encoding glycine cleavage system aminomethyltransferase GcvT translates to MNNTALTEKHISLGAKMVPFAGYNMPVQYEGINAEHATVRKAVGVFDVSHMGEFILKGDNALDLIQRVSSNDASKLYDGKVQYAYLPNEDGGIVDDLLIYRIDEKTYMLVVNASNIEKDWNWIQKFNTQGVEMHNISDQTSLLAVQGPKAAEALQSLTDIDLASMEYYTFTKGMFAGVDNVIVSATGYTGAGGFEIYCENEHAEAVWDAVFKAGEAFNIKPIGLGARDTLRLEMGFCLYGNDIDDTTSPIEAGLGWVTKFTKAFTNSEALLAEKEAGVKRRLIGFEMIDRGIPRHDYEIVDAAGNVIGKVTSGTQSPSLQKAIGMGYVAKEHAKEGTEIFISIRNTPIKAKVVKFPFYK, encoded by the coding sequence ATGAATAATACCGCATTAACAGAAAAACATATTTCATTAGGAGCCAAGATGGTTCCATTTGCAGGATACAATATGCCCGTTCAATACGAAGGCATTAATGCAGAACATGCTACAGTCAGGAAAGCCGTAGGCGTTTTTGACGTAAGCCACATGGGAGAATTCATCCTTAAGGGTGACAATGCACTGGATCTGATTCAACGTGTAAGCAGCAATGATGCTTCAAAATTATATGATGGTAAAGTTCAGTATGCTTATCTTCCAAATGAAGATGGCGGTATTGTAGACGATTTACTGATTTACAGAATCGACGAAAAAACTTATATGCTTGTTGTTAACGCTTCAAACATTGAAAAAGACTGGAACTGGATTCAGAAATTCAATACACAGGGTGTAGAAATGCACAACATTTCTGATCAGACTTCTTTGCTGGCAGTTCAGGGACCTAAAGCGGCAGAAGCTTTGCAGAGCCTGACTGATATTGACCTGGCCTCTATGGAATATTATACTTTCACTAAAGGCATGTTTGCTGGTGTAGATAACGTAATCGTTTCTGCAACCGGTTATACAGGTGCCGGTGGTTTTGAGATCTATTGTGAAAACGAACATGCAGAAGCTGTCTGGGATGCTGTTTTTAAAGCAGGAGAAGCTTTTAATATCAAACCGATTGGTTTAGGTGCACGTGATACTTTACGTCTGGAAATGGGGTTCTGTCTATATGGAAACGATATCGACGATACAACTTCACCAATTGAAGCCGGTTTAGGATGGGTAACCAAATTCACTAAAGCATTTACTAATTCAGAAGCTTTACTTGCTGAAAAAGAAGCTGGTGTTAAACGTCGTCTGATTGGTTTTGAAATGATTGACCGTGGTATTCCGCGTCATGACTATGAAATCGTTGATGCAGCAGGAAACGTAATTGGAAAAGTAACTTCAGGTACACAGTCTCCATCGTTACAAAAAGCAATAGGAATGGGTTATGTAGCTAAAGAACATGCTAAAGAAGGTACTGAGATTTTTATCAGTATCCGTAATACTCCGATCAAAGCTAAAGTAGTAAAGTTCCCATTTTATAAATAA
- a CDS encoding glycosyltransferase family 4 protein produces MKTLILSNRVPFPPNSGYPIVVYNTMKGLLNLGVEITLFSINTNQHRVDVDDIYDPVYDRIKFHSFDLDTEVNLWGAFFNIFSNESYNVSRYYDDDAAKLLENILRETEFDIIQFEGLFVVPYLDVVKTNSKAKLIYRAHNIVFDVWERLAHSERFTPRRKYLQFLARRLKIYETEQINRFHQIFAISEPDRHSILSFGCQIGIEVFPVALDFEKYTIDLSKTSFPTLFHLGAMDWRPNKEGLEWFIDEIWPDIEKLSSELRFYIAGKKMPQHFYDYDSDNLVVEGEVFDAVEFINSKAIMIVPLLSGSGMRVKIIEGMAMKKCIIATTYAAEGLNCENGKDILIADTADEFYRCILQCITHPNRWREIGENARKTAERDHNLATISQRMLNVYQRLVNG; encoded by the coding sequence GGATTGCTGAATCTGGGAGTGGAAATTACTTTGTTCAGTATTAACACCAACCAGCACCGGGTTGATGTAGATGATATTTATGACCCTGTTTATGACAGGATCAAATTTCATTCTTTTGATCTCGATACTGAGGTTAATCTCTGGGGTGCATTTTTCAATATCTTTTCCAATGAGTCTTATAATGTTTCCAGATATTATGATGACGACGCCGCGAAATTACTCGAAAATATTCTCCGGGAAACCGAATTTGATATTATTCAGTTTGAAGGATTATTTGTTGTGCCTTATCTGGATGTGGTTAAAACCAACAGTAAGGCGAAGCTGATTTACCGGGCTCACAATATTGTTTTTGATGTATGGGAACGCCTGGCACACTCGGAGCGTTTTACGCCCAGGCGTAAATATCTTCAGTTTCTGGCCCGCAGGCTGAAAATTTACGAAACAGAACAGATTAACCGTTTTCATCAGATCTTTGCAATCAGTGAACCGGACAGACATAGTATTCTGTCTTTTGGCTGTCAGATTGGGATAGAGGTATTTCCAGTAGCACTGGATTTCGAAAAATATACTATTGACCTGTCAAAAACCAGCTTCCCTACTTTATTTCATCTGGGAGCAATGGACTGGCGGCCTAATAAAGAAGGGCTGGAATGGTTTATAGACGAAATCTGGCCTGACATTGAAAAACTAAGTTCTGAACTCCGGTTTTATATTGCAGGTAAAAAGATGCCGCAGCATTTTTATGATTATGACTCGGATAACCTTGTGGTAGAAGGAGAGGTCTTTGATGCAGTTGAATTTATAAATTCCAAGGCTATTATGATTGTTCCTTTGCTTTCCGGAAGTGGGATGCGTGTGAAAATCATTGAAGGGATGGCGATGAAAAAATGTATTATCGCTACCACCTACGCAGCAGAGGGGCTTAACTGTGAAAACGGAAAAGATATCCTCATTGCCGATACCGCAGATGAATTTTACCGCTGTATCCTGCAATGTATTACCCATCCGAACAGATGGCGTGAAATTGGTGAAAATGCCCGCAAAACAGCAGAAAGAGATCATAACCTCGCCACTATTTCACAAAGGATGCTGAATGTCTATCAGCGATTAGTAAATGGATAA